The Candidatus Sericytochromatia bacterium sequence TGCGACGCTTCAACAACTTCCTGGCCGACTTCCGCGAGGATCGCCTGGGTGGGAGCGCCTCCCTGACCAAGCCCCTGTTCGGTGACCCCCTTACCTCGCAGTGGCGAGGCTCGCTCGGCTTGCGTTTCGAACAGATCACCACCTTCGACAACGTTTGGACGGGCGGCAACATCAAGCCAACCTATCCGGACGGACGCCGCATCACGGTTGACCCTGCCGGGACCGACAAGGTGGGCGGAGGCAACCTGGGGGTGACCTTCGACTCCCGCGACATCATCATGAATCCCACCGAAGGCTGGTTCAACCAGTTGACCCTGGAGCCGGCCCTCGTCAACGGCACCAGCCCATTGGTCCGGGGAACGGCCACCGGAAATTTCTTCATCCCGATGCCCCCGATGCCGTGGGCGCCCAGCGAGCGCACCACGATCGCCTTTGGTAGCCGCCTTGGTCTGATCGGCGGGGCGGTCGTTCCGGCGTACGAGCGGTTTTTCTCGACGGGACCCTACCTCGTGCGAGGTTGGCCTGAGTTCGTCTCCCAGGGCCACCCCACGGTGCAGAAGTACGGAATCAACTACTTTCAGGGGTCGAATGCCTTCGTGGGGAGCCTGGAGTATCGTTTCCCGATGGTGAACATCATTTCTGGCGTTCTGTTTGCGGACACGGGAATCTTCTGGGACGATCGATTCGACCTGAACTTGCTCCACCACGGTTATGGAGCAGGTGTCCGCCTCAACACCCCCCTCGGACCGATTCGTCTCGACTACGGCCTGACGGGAATCGAGCCCGGCCAGTTCCACTTCTCCATCGGTCAAAAATTCTGAAACCATTCCGCCAGAAAGGAACCACGATGTCGTCGCGCCTCTCCGTCCGCCTTCGCCTGACCCTGATCGCACTTGCCTCCGCTGCTTGCAGTTTGGGCTTCGCTCCCGCCGCCTCCGCCTTGACGATCGGTTACGTCGACACGGCCAAGGTGCTGCTGAGCTACCGGGGTGCCCGCGATGCCCAGGGAAAGATGCAAGCTGAGCTGGTGAAGTATCAGCAAGCCTTCGGCGAACGTCAGAAAAAGATCGCCGAAGCGCAGAAATCGGGCAAGACGCCCAGCGAGCTCCAGAAGATGACGGAGGAATTCGAACGGGAACTGAAACCATTGAAGGACAAGGCCATGAGCCTGGAGGCTCGCCTGTCCGGTGACGTCAAGACGCGCATTGAAGCTGTCATTCACCGCGTGGCGGCAGAACGCAAGCTGGACCTGGTGCTGGACAAAGCAGCCGTGCTGCACGGCGGCGTGGACATCACCCCCGAGGTGATCAAAGGCCTCAAGTAGCGTGACGGCGACCTGGACGCTGGGGGAACTGGCTGCGCGGGTGAGGGGGGAGTTGCAAGGCGACCCGGAAACGCGCATCTCCACCGTCAGTGACCCCCGGGAGGCGGGGCCGGACAG is a genomic window containing:
- a CDS encoding OmpH family outer membrane protein, which translates into the protein MSSRLSVRLRLTLIALASAACSLGFAPAASALTIGYVDTAKVLLSYRGARDAQGKMQAELVKYQQAFGERQKKIAEAQKSGKTPSELQKMTEEFERELKPLKDKAMSLEARLSGDVKTRIEAVIHRVAAERKLDLVLDKAAVLHGGVDITPEVIKGLK